The following proteins come from a genomic window of Mucinivorans hirudinis:
- a CDS encoding Shikimate 5-dehydrogenase I alpha has translation MKKYGLIGYPLGHSFSKAYFDKKFSTLGVDCQYNNYAIETLDTLPRGLDGFSVTLPHKQNVMPLLDSLDQAAAQIGAVNCVDKNLRGYNTDVIGFAKSLLGLIGEARPDALVLGTGGASLAVKYVLDNLNIDYYTVSRGGDLRYDNLTKEMVSECKLIINTTPLGMFPDVDNAPAIPYEAIGAEHYMFDLVYNPAKTLFLSEGLRRGAFCKSGIEMLVEQAEAAWEIWNRS, from the coding sequence ATGAAAAAATACGGACTTATCGGCTACCCGCTTGGGCACTCATTTTCAAAGGCATATTTCGACAAAAAATTTTCGACACTCGGTGTTGATTGTCAATACAATAATTACGCCATAGAGACGCTGGATACACTACCACGGGGGCTTGACGGTTTCAGTGTAACGTTGCCACACAAACAAAATGTGATGCCCTTGCTCGACTCTTTGGACCAGGCAGCGGCGCAAATCGGGGCGGTTAATTGTGTGGATAAAAACCTCAGGGGGTACAACACGGATGTTATAGGTTTCGCAAAGTCGCTGCTCGGGCTCATCGGCGAGGCTCGTCCCGATGCTCTTGTGCTTGGTACAGGTGGAGCTTCACTGGCAGTGAAATATGTTCTTGACAACTTGAATATAGACTATTATACGGTCTCGCGTGGTGGCGATTTGCGGTACGACAACCTCACCAAAGAGATGGTCAGTGAGTGCAAACTTATCATCAACACCACACCGCTCGGTATGTTCCCCGATGTTGATAACGCGCCTGCCATCCCATACGAGGCTATTGGAGCAGAACACTATATGTTTGATTTGGTTTATAATCCGGCAAAGACACTCTTCTTGAGCGAGGGGCTGCGACGTGGAGCTTTTTGCAAGAGCGGAATTGAGATGCTTGTGGAGCAAGCCGAGGCAGCTTGGGAGATATGGAACAGGTCTTAG
- a CDS encoding tRNA-specific 2-thiouridylase MnmA, whose product MEQVLVALSGGIDSAATALMLRDRGFHITGLYIDMVGTGASAAQRVARGLGIELVVENVEELFREQIINHTLAEHQAGRTPSPCTVCNRLIKWDVVSKVADRLGIEKFATGHYVRIINSLIHKGIDPAKDQSYYLWSVPPAILQRAITPLGDFTKKQVREYLSRHKEFEELAAGSESMSICFLGTKTYGEFLQSNLPCRAGEVVDMQGNVIGEHAGYQLYTIGQKRGFTGAGAVARIDVAANRVVTTREPLLSSRITIDDWVLHQSLGELSDISIKIRGLGRNPQSAPKSVSCVGDKMVVELAAADAFAVAAGQPLVFYRGEALLGGGIIIEA is encoded by the coding sequence ATGGAACAGGTCTTAGTTGCACTCAGCGGCGGTATTGACTCTGCCGCCACAGCCCTGATGCTACGTGATAGGGGATTTCATATCACCGGTTTATACATAGATATGGTTGGCACCGGGGCGAGCGCTGCGCAGAGGGTTGCCCGGGGGTTGGGCATAGAACTTGTCGTGGAAAATGTCGAGGAGTTGTTTCGCGAACAAATCATCAACCATACCCTTGCTGAGCACCAAGCCGGCAGAACGCCCTCACCCTGCACTGTGTGTAATAGATTGATTAAGTGGGATGTAGTTAGCAAGGTTGCAGACCGCCTCGGCATAGAAAAATTTGCGACGGGACACTATGTTAGGATTATTAATAGCCTTATTCACAAAGGCATAGACCCGGCAAAAGACCAATCATACTACCTTTGGAGCGTTCCGCCTGCCATTTTGCAAAGGGCGATAACTCCTCTTGGTGACTTCACGAAAAAGCAAGTGAGAGAGTATCTCTCTAGACATAAAGAGTTTGAGGAGTTGGCGGCGGGTAGTGAGAGTATGAGTATCTGCTTTCTCGGCACGAAAACTTATGGAGAATTTTTGCAAAGCAACCTACCGTGCCGTGCGGGCGAGGTGGTGGATATGCAGGGTAATGTTATTGGTGAACACGCAGGTTATCAGCTTTATACCATTGGGCAAAAGAGAGGTTTCACGGGAGCAGGGGCAGTTGCGCGTATAGATGTTGCAGCCAATAGAGTAGTAACCACCCGAGAGCCGCTCTTAAGCTCTCGAATCACCATTGACGATTGGGTGTTACATCAATCTCTTGGCGAGTTAAGTGATATATCAATTAAAATCAGGGGATTAGGGCGCAATCCGCAATCCGCCCCGAAGAGTGTAAGTTGTGTGGGTGATAAGATGGTGGTTGAGTTGGCGGCGGCCGATGCTTTTGCTGTGGCTGCCGGTCAGCCGCTAGTCTTCTATCGGGGCGAAGCTCTGTTGGGGGGAGGCATAATTATTGAGGCGTAG
- a CDS encoding RNA polymerase ECF-type sigma factor yields MVEMSSQISEKLIEQCRRGEHAAQMEFYSLLFGSVYNAALRITRNSQDAEEIAQEAFLKFFKRIDKYYDKLPHIVRRIAINGSIDLLRRRKNDFLEFSDKQYLVEDEAPPPNEDFDADIKRIKEAIDRLPTGYRLVITLRLIEDLSFEEVAAELGITASTARSQFLRAKHRLAELLGKGAGAAATGNL; encoded by the coding sequence ATGGTTGAAATGAGTTCACAAATATCAGAAAAGTTAATAGAGCAATGCCGCCGCGGAGAACACGCTGCACAGATGGAGTTTTATTCACTCCTCTTTGGTTCGGTGTACAATGCGGCACTCCGCATAACACGCAACTCGCAAGATGCTGAAGAGATTGCTCAGGAGGCTTTTTTGAAGTTTTTTAAGCGCATTGATAAATACTACGATAAACTGCCCCATATTGTAAGAAGAATTGCAATTAACGGTTCTATTGATTTGTTACGTCGGCGCAAGAATGACTTTTTGGAATTTTCGGACAAACAATATTTGGTTGAGGATGAAGCCCCGCCACCGAACGAAGATTTTGATGCCGACATCAAGAGGATAAAAGAGGCTATCGACCGCCTGCCCACAGGTTACCGATTAGTCATTACGCTACGATTGATTGAGGATTTGAGCTTTGAGGAGGTTGCCGCCGAACTGGGCATCACAGCCTCCACCGCCCGCTCACAGTTTTTAAGGGCAAAACATAGATTAGCAGAACTATTGGGAAAGGGAGCAGGCGCAGCAGCCACAGGCAACTTATAG
- a CDS encoding TonB-dependent receptor produces the protein MLKIIAISLLLVSCAVAAQERSYNIDKVEVIARTRASRLTLQKVDIDTNLLQSNRTCSLGDLLLQNSPINIKSYGRGDTQTATFRGTAPSHTAVFWNGVRINSPMVGAVDFSLIPLFFVDRVSVDAGVSAMETTNGALGGAVTMESVAEWAKPRGFEILQSVGSFATSDSYANVRIGNSNIISSTKAFYSYSKNDFPFVNRDIIDPSRPDYRPTEHNKNGSWHRSGFMQEIFSRLAANKTLNAVVWSLTSDRNIPQLTTYEGDENQNLTNRRESSLSGALTYNVYNKRSDFMIRLTMDIQSMNFFQENKVSNGYQTIIDSKGLTRSFGMVTLSTFKLSPMHTFDIKSISTYDYVDSHESVRNQGFEKGRFESNFGTGFHSAWSERLFTTFNLGWLYIHSQLFAAPFASMSYRLSSPISIKARLGYNIHYPTIADLYFVPGGNPDLKAERQLTAEAGASYKQRNINVDINLFNSWVKDWIVWLPTHQQYWTPRNMRNVLSQGVELTAKGEWQFSDIKIFTNLTFTLNRTTNNGVPLAEGDNSVGKQLVYVPLVSGGLFVRGVYKKMWLSLQSYGESAKYTTTANNLSSASTIAPYMLYNVATGVNLRKLSVELKCLNILNNQYYTVLRRPLPRRSFALTARLSIW, from the coding sequence GTGCTGAAAATTATTGCCATATCGCTTTTGCTCGTTTCCTGTGCCGTAGCGGCTCAGGAGAGGAGCTATAATATTGATAAAGTTGAAGTCATTGCACGAACAAGGGCAAGCCGACTCACGCTTCAAAAGGTTGATATTGACACCAATCTGTTGCAATCCAACCGCACCTGTTCTCTGGGTGATTTGCTCTTGCAGAACTCGCCAATCAACATAAAATCCTATGGGAGGGGCGACACTCAAACCGCCACCTTTCGCGGCACAGCACCCTCACACACAGCCGTTTTCTGGAACGGAGTGCGGATAAACTCGCCGATGGTGGGGGCTGTCGATTTCTCGTTGATACCGCTATTTTTCGTAGATAGAGTTTCGGTCGATGCCGGAGTGTCGGCAATGGAGACCACAAACGGAGCATTGGGCGGAGCGGTGACGATGGAGAGCGTGGCAGAGTGGGCAAAGCCGCGTGGATTTGAAATTTTGCAAAGTGTCGGCAGCTTTGCAACATCGGACAGTTACGCCAATGTCCGAATCGGAAATAGCAATATAATCAGCTCCACCAAAGCCTTTTACAGCTATTCAAAAAACGATTTCCCATTCGTGAATCGCGATATTATAGACCCCTCGCGCCCCGACTATCGTCCTACGGAGCACAACAAAAACGGTTCGTGGCATCGCAGCGGTTTTATGCAGGAGATTTTTTCGCGCCTTGCGGCAAATAAAACCCTCAACGCAGTGGTGTGGAGTTTGACGAGCGATCGCAATATTCCTCAACTGACCACCTATGAGGGAGATGAAAACCAAAACCTCACCAATCGCCGCGAAAGTTCTTTGAGCGGAGCGCTCACTTACAATGTCTATAACAAGAGGTCGGATTTTATGATTCGCCTGACAATGGATATTCAGTCTATGAATTTCTTTCAAGAGAACAAAGTGTCGAATGGTTATCAGACAATCATAGATTCCAAGGGGCTGACCCGCTCCTTCGGAATGGTAACCCTCTCGACCTTCAAACTATCTCCAATGCACACTTTTGACATAAAATCCATATCGACTTACGATTATGTTGATTCCCACGAAAGCGTTCGTAATCAGGGTTTTGAAAAGGGACGCTTTGAGAGTAACTTCGGCACGGGGTTTCACTCGGCGTGGAGTGAGCGGCTATTTACCACTTTCAACCTTGGATGGTTATATATTCACTCTCAACTCTTTGCAGCACCATTCGCCTCGATGTCATATAGACTCTCCTCGCCCATTTCAATAAAAGCACGCTTGGGCTATAATATCCACTACCCAACCATTGCCGACCTCTACTTTGTCCCCGGCGGCAATCCCGACCTGAAAGCCGAACGGCAGCTAACAGCCGAAGCAGGAGCAAGTTACAAGCAACGCAATATTAATGTGGATATAAACCTCTTCAATTCTTGGGTCAAAGACTGGATTGTTTGGCTGCCCACCCACCAGCAATATTGGACACCGCGAAATATGCGCAATGTACTGAGCCAAGGCGTTGAACTCACGGCAAAAGGGGAGTGGCAATTCTCAGATATAAAAATTTTTACGAACCTGACCTTTACTCTCAATCGCACAACAAACAACGGAGTACCACTCGCCGAGGGTGATAACTCCGTTGGGAAACAGTTGGTATATGTGCCGTTAGTGTCGGGCGGTCTGTTCGTGAGGGGGGTATACAAAAAAATGTGGTTGTCGCTACAAAGTTACGGCGAGAGCGCAAAATATACCACAACGGCAAATAATCTCTCCTCGGCAAGTACCATTGCGCCATATATGCTCTACAACGTGGCAACCGGTGTGAACCTCCGAAAATTATCCGTAGAGCTAAAATGCCTCAATATTCTTAATAACCAATATTATACCGTCCTTCGCCGCCCACTTCCGCGCCGCTCTTTTGCCCTGACAGCGCGGCTCTCTATTTGGTGA
- a CDS encoding putative peptidase: MKIITTGDGSNTLEHDTIGELYHSDRGAVGESLHVFIGNGLLASDRKAITVFEVGFGTGLNCLLSLEAAQRHNLAISYHAIELYPITAETAKELNYTTDERFIELHTTPWGEQQWITPFFSLTKHRCSLTEFDFSPFREHFDVIYHDAFAPDIQPEMWSEAVFKSLYQASAPNAIITTYTAKGDVRRAMSSAGYRVEKLAGALGKRHQLRGVK; this comes from the coding sequence ATGAAAATAATAACCACAGGAGACGGGTCGAACACACTTGAACACGACACAATCGGGGAGCTCTACCACTCCGACCGTGGAGCAGTGGGCGAATCCCTTCACGTGTTCATTGGCAACGGGTTACTCGCATCTGATAGAAAGGCAATTACTGTTTTTGAAGTTGGATTTGGCACAGGGCTTAATTGCCTGCTCTCTTTGGAGGCTGCACAAAGACACAACCTCGCAATAAGCTATCACGCTATTGAACTATACCCAATAACGGCAGAGACAGCCAAGGAGTTGAACTACACGACAGACGAACGGTTTATCGAACTGCACACCACCCCTTGGGGAGAACAGCAGTGGATTACCCCTTTCTTTAGCCTGACCAAACACAGATGCTCGCTCACGGAGTTTGATTTTTCGCCCTTCCGCGAACACTTTGATGTGATTTATCACGATGCCTTTGCACCGGATATACAACCGGAAATGTGGAGTGAGGCAGTTTTTAAGAGTTTATATCAGGCTAGTGCGCCCAATGCCATCATCACAACCTACACTGCCAAAGGAGATGTACGCCGTGCAATGTCAAGTGCCGGATACCGAGTCGAGAAATTAGCAGGCGCACTCGGCAAACGACACCAACTCAGGGGAGTGAAATAG
- a CDS encoding Lysophospholipase, producing MIKKNVLFILAVAAAFVSCRKEPLEHFNYLVEVVEERTIGKTELFTLMGMPSKSPLVRLMPDKKLRVASLKYRTKDPFGNNITASGTITFPTTINNFQSMGTILALHFTLAADKEVPSQALACKEALLALFGYVIAAPDYIGYGSTRDKVHPYHHQKNTGQVSVDLLFAAQEYMASKNNRMSRDVTIVGYSEGGYASMATLKFIQENCPGYVRVREVYSGAGAHDLYGTYQEMVASDYSSQPSTLPLMVLGLNYGDNLNLDLSKLFRASLYDNYREWFLSKNYTTKEITQKMGSTVISDFFTDDLMNEESPYVKPFINSMKKNSLVSMENGVLSANWKPFVRVYFVHGDKDTIVPFSNSKKAYEYFKSVGCDVRLQVIAGKDHIPAGTDFYLFCLVNLKLRTKTVDADGTDYTQLVDYLNNSGEYNL from the coding sequence ATGATAAAAAAGAATGTATTATTTATACTGGCGGTTGCCGCTGCGTTCGTTTCGTGCAGGAAGGAGCCGTTAGAGCACTTCAACTACCTTGTGGAGGTGGTAGAGGAGCGCACGATAGGTAAGACTGAGCTATTCACGCTTATGGGAATGCCCTCGAAGTCGCCACTGGTAAGATTGATGCCCGACAAGAAGTTGCGTGTTGCATCGCTTAAATACAGAACAAAAGACCCGTTTGGCAATAATATTACAGCTTCGGGAACTATAACTTTCCCTACAACGATAAATAACTTCCAATCAATGGGCACAATTCTTGCACTCCACTTTACCCTCGCGGCAGACAAGGAGGTGCCGTCTCAGGCACTGGCTTGCAAGGAGGCACTTTTAGCACTCTTCGGTTATGTTATTGCCGCCCCCGACTATATAGGCTACGGTTCGACGCGTGACAAGGTACATCCATATCACCACCAGAAAAACACTGGGCAGGTGTCGGTAGATTTACTCTTCGCCGCGCAGGAGTATATGGCATCCAAGAATAATCGTATGTCGAGAGATGTAACCATCGTCGGTTATTCCGAGGGTGGGTATGCTTCAATGGCTACTCTCAAGTTTATTCAGGAAAACTGTCCCGGATACGTTCGAGTGAGGGAGGTATACTCGGGAGCGGGTGCGCACGACCTGTATGGGACTTATCAAGAGATGGTTGCCTCCGATTACAGTAGTCAACCTTCGACTCTTCCTCTGATGGTTTTGGGACTCAACTACGGGGACAATCTCAACTTGGACTTATCGAAACTCTTTAGGGCGTCTCTCTATGATAACTACCGAGAGTGGTTTCTGTCTAAGAATTATACTACTAAAGAGATTACCCAGAAGATGGGCTCCACGGTAATATCGGATTTTTTCACTGACGACCTTATGAATGAAGAGAGCCCGTATGTTAAGCCGTTCATTAACTCAATGAAAAAGAATAGTCTGGTTTCTATGGAAAACGGAGTTCTTTCTGCCAACTGGAAACCCTTTGTGAGGGTCTATTTCGTTCACGGTGATAAGGATACTATCGTTCCGTTCTCAAATTCCAAGAAGGCTTATGAATATTTCAAATCCGTAGGCTGCGATGTTCGGTTGCAGGTTATTGCCGGCAAAGACCATATACCAGCCGGAACAGATTTCTATCTATTCTGCCTTGTAAATCTCAAACTCAGAACCAAAACAGTGGATGCGGACGGAACTGACTATACTCAACTTGTTGATTACCTTAATAATTCCGGAGAATATAACCTGTAA